In the Nitrospinota bacterium genome, GGGGGCCTTATTTATGGCATGTTGAATCAGGCGAAGGGCCTCTTTGTACTCTTGGCGCTGGAAGCGAACCTCGGCTAACGTGTCCAGGAAGATGGGGCTTTCCGGTTTAATCTCCAAGGACCGCTGCGACATCCTTGCGGCCTCGCCTAAGTTTCGCCCTTGAATGGCATATAGCCAGGCAAGCCGATTCAACGCCTCAACATGGTTCGGGTCGTGCTTCAGCGCATTCAACAAGGCTTGCGTAGCCCGATTTAATTTTTTCTTCCTATAGAGCAAATGGCCTATGCGGTAATGGACTTCAGCGTCCTCGGGGTGGCCGGCAACAACCCGCTCCAGAAGCTCAAGGGCATCGGTGCTGCGCCCTTGGGTCTGCAGGCGCTCGGCCACGCCGACAGAGGCCCGGGGGTTCATGGGCTCTCTCGCCAACACCTCTCTCCAGTGGCGAAGCGCATTGGTCGGCTGAAGCTGAAGACGGTAGAGTTCGGCAAGCGTCAACCGCAAGGGTACATCGTCGGGCAGGGCGGCGACAGCCTTCTCGAGCGTTGCCATGGCCTTCTTCCGCTTGCCCAACCGAAGGTATATGTCGGCGGCCGTGCGAAAGGTCTCCAGCCGTCGGGGGTCCTTTGAGGCCACCTCGGCGAAGAGATCGGCAGCCCGTCCACCGTCGCCCGCTTCCAGCATCACCCCGGCCAGGGCGAGTTTGAACTCAATGTCCTCGGGACGCTTTTTTACCAACGCCTGATACGTTGAGATGGCTTTGCGAAGTTGGCCTTGCCGTTCGTAGAGGGCGGCCAGTCGGAGGGGAACCTCGGCCTGGTGTGGGTAGAGCTTGCCGAGGCGCTCGTAAATGGCCAAGGCCTGTGCCGACTCTCCAAGCTTTTCATTCAGTTCGGCCACCGCCAAGAGGAGCGCCTCATCATTGGGGTTCTTTTCCAAAACGCTCCTGTAATGACCTAAGGCCTCTTTGGGACGTCCCTCGATGGCGTAGAGCTCCGCCAGGCGGCGGCGGACTGCGATGTGTCCTGGAGAGAGCTCGAGGACTCGCTCGTAATAAGATATGGCATCGGACTGTCGACCTTGGACGAAAGCAACGTTAGCGAGCCCCAAGACCGCTCGTTCACTGCGAGGCTGGGATTGGAAAGCCGTATCGTACAAGCGCCAAGCTCTACCGTAATCCTTCCTTGAGACCGCCTCCTCGGCGGCCGCCAGCAGGCCTGGGGGGGGTGTGGAGCTTACCATTGCGGGCCGCGAGCGCGAGAGGGCCCAGCCCCCCGCCAAGAGCAGAAGGGCGGCGGCCACGGCGATTGGGACGAGCCGTCCCACAGCCTTGGCCCGACGAGACCACCCCAGGGAGACGGGGCGGACGAATCCCTCAGGGCGCTCCATGACAACGCGGCCACGCAGGGTGGCGCCGTCCTGGACCGACAGCCACGGCGTATTCAGGGCCCCCTCGACGATGGAGCCGGCAAGCAAGACCAGGCGTTTGCGGGCGGTTATCGTTCCTTCCAGCCGACCCCGACAAAGAACCTCCCCAACGTCAGCCTCGGCCCGCACAAGACCGGCGGGGCCAACCTCCAGCAAGCCCTCTGACTCAACCCGGCCCTCGACCGTCCCGTGAACCTGGAAGGTGCCCCGGAAGCGCAACGTGCCTGAGAGGCGGGCTTTGGGGCCGATATATGAGGTGAGGTGTTTAGGCCGTGTCATACACGTCTCCGAGACAAGGGCCAAGGAGCCGACTTAGCGTTCACGATTCAAAGCTTCTGCAGCGTCATGATAAGAGCGTCTTCCCCGTCTCCGTAGTAACGCGCCCTCCGCCCCTCCACGACGAACCCGTAAGAAGAATAGAGCCGTTGAGCGGCCGTGTTGGTCTCCCTTACTTCGAGGGTGGCTTCGGTGCAGCCCAGGGCTCGCGCCTCATCGAAGCAGTGGTCCATAAGCTGGCGCGAGATGCCCCCGCGCTGAAAGCGGGGATGGACGGCCAGGGTCGTCACGTGCATCTCGTCTGCCGCCGTCCAAAAGCCCGCGTATCCGACCACACCGGGGTACCGCCGTCGGTCAACAAGATGGGCCACCACCATCGTGGCCTGCCTATTGTAGCGAATTTCATGGAGGAAAACCGACCGAGGCCAAGGAGTGGGAAAGAGAGCCTCCTCGATCACCTGAACCTCGTGGAGGTCTCCCCAGGCCATGGGGCGAATGTCCACGACGATTGGGCCGGGCTCCTTCGGTAAGGCCAGACTCGCTTCCACGCCACCTCCCCTATCAGGGCCTGCCTTCGTCGGTTAGGAGGGTTATTTCGCAAGTTTATCACAGGAGGAGGCAACGTCAACCGCGGACCGCTGTCTTTGGCCAGGAGAGAGCCTAAGGGCGAGCCAGGAGCTGCTCCAGCTTCCAGTCGACGGGCATTTCCACAACCCCGGCGCCCTTTCGCTCGAAGCGGAGGTGGCCGTGGTTGAGGCCGTGGAGGAAGAGGTCACGGGTCAGGGCCACGTCGTCAGTGCAGTAGGATGTAACCAGATCGAGCCGGCCCTCCTTGAACCAGGCGAGGCTCTGGAGGCCGTCGGCCGTCTTGTCCTGGCCAAGGGTGTGACGGACCAGCTCCGCAAGCGGAAGCCTGAAGCCCAGCCGACGGTAGAGGTCCTGGAGGATGTCGAAGGTGTGGAAGGTCGAGAAATCCAAGGGAGTATAGACCTTGAGGACCTCGTAGTCGAACTGCACGATGTTGAAGCCAACGACGAGGTCGGCCTTCTTGAGATGGGCGATGAGCTCAGAGGCCTGGTCCTCGTAGTAGGTGAAGAACTCCTCCTCGGCCGTATCGTAGACCACCCCTACAGCCAAGCGCATGAGGTGCTTGTTCCCCCATCCCCCAACCTCATCGGCTCCGCGCTGAGTCTCCAGGTCGAAGAACACCAGGCGTGGCTCGGTGTGGGCCTCCTCGGGCTCAGCCACGACCGTGGGGCTCCAGGTATCGTCCTCCTCTTCTGCCACAGCCCGCAGCTCCTCGGCCCGGACGAGATCCACCTCCCCCAGGAGGGCCTTAACGATAAGGACCGAAGCTTCCTTGCTTAGGGGCTTATTGCCGCTTCCGCATTTGGGCGAGTGGATGCACGACGGGCACCCCTCCAGGCAAGGGCACTCCAGCAGGAGCTTAAGGGTGGCTCTAAGGAGCTCCTCGACTTCTTCGTAGACCCGTTCGGCGAGGCCCACGCCCCCTTCGTAGCCGTCGTAGATGAAGATGGCCGCCTTGCCCACTTGGGGATGGACGGAGTAGCAGATGCCGCCGATGTCGTAGCGGTCGCACATAGCAAACAGCGGAAAGAGGGCGATCGCCGCGTGCTCCACGGCGTGGAGCCCGCCCATGAACTCCTGGGTAGGCCCCTCCACGAGCCTCCGTACCGACTCCTCGATCTCAATCCAAAGGCCCACCGTCTCGAATGTGACCTCGGGCATATCGAGCTCGTGGGTGCTTACGAGCTCCTGGCCTGCGATGCGCCTTTTCTCGTAGCCCGTAACTCGTTGAGTTACTTTAAGCCGCCCCCGGTTGACGACGAAATTGCCCACGGGGCGACGGTCGGAGGTGGCCAGAATGGTCGTATCCTTCGTCTGGAGCGGCTGGGTGTAGTAGGCGACATCAACGGGCCTGGCGAAAATGTCGCGATTGGCGTGGTCGAGGCGAACGACCTGGTACTGGCGTCCTCGGTGGAGGTAGATCGCCCCCTCGTGGCCTTCGCTGTAGGCCCTAGGGCCGGAGACCGTCCCAATGACCTCTTGGGTAGAGTCTTCCAGAATGGTAAAGGCCTCACCCGCGGCTCGGATGTTTACGAATCGGTGAGGGCGGCGACGGACGGCATGCCAGCTCCCGTCGGAGACGGCCTTCACAAGCTCCCCAGCCTGGCCCAACCCCTCTAAGTGCTCGGCCAGGGCTTCGGGAGAGAAGGCCGGATCGTCGTCGCGCAACGGCAACTCGGCTGCTGCGCAGGGCAAGTGGGCCCGGAGAATCGGGCCATTGGTCGGGTCGAGAACGGCCCGCTCAAACCCCCGCCGGAAGAAATCATCCGGGTGGCGCATGAAATACTGGTCCAAGGCGTCAGCCTGGGCGACGAGGACGATAAGGCTCTCGCGGTCACCCCGACCCACCCGACCGCCCCGCTGCCAGGTGCTCATGATGGTTCCGGGATAGCCTACCAGCAAGCAGGCATCGAGCCCCCCGACGTCGATCCCCATCTCGAGGGCGCTGGTGGAGACCACGCCCCAGAGCTCACCGCTGAAGAGCTTCCGCTCAATCTCCCGCCGTTCCTCAGGTAAAAAACCGGCTCTGTAAGAAGAGATTTTTCGTGCGAGGTCAGGCTCCCGGTCGACGGTCCACATGTGGATGAGCTCGGTGATTTTGCGGGCCTTTGTAAAAACAATGGTCTTAAGCCCAGCCTTCAGGCAGTCGGCGAAGAGGCGGGCGGCCAGCGTGTACGGGCTCGCCGTGGGATTGATGAAGAGGAAGTGGCGGACCGAGCGCGGGGCGCCGGTTTCGGCCACCACGGTGAATGGCCTGCCCACGAGGCATTCAACGAGTTCTTTAGGCTCGGCCGTCGTGGCGCTTGTCGTAATGAACCGCGGGCTCGAGCCGTAGTGGGCGCATATCCGATGAAGTCGCCTAATCACCTGGGCCATGTGGGAGCCGAAGACACCCCGGTAGGTGTGGAGCTCGTCTATGACGACGAACTGAAGGTCGCGAAAGAAGGCCTCCCAGTTGGCGTGGTGGGCGAGGATCCCGAAGTGGAGCATATCGGGGTTTGTCATGAGCACCGTCGGCGGAGACGCCGTGATTTTCCTCCTCCGCCAGCCTGGGGTGTCGCCGTCGTATATGGCCGTGGTTACTGCAGGGTTGCCCGGCATTGAGGCGACCAGCTCTTCGAAGGCTTGCTGCTGGTCCTGCTCAAGAGCCTTCAGGGGAAAGATATAGAGCGCCTTAGTCGTCTTATCGGCGAGGGCCGCCTCCAGAACCGGGAGGTTATAGACGAGGGTCTTGCCGCTGGCCGTCGGGGTCACTACTGCCACGTTCCGGCCGGCTCGGACGGCTTCCAGGGCCTCCACCTGATGGGTGTAGAGCCGCTCGATGCCAATGTGCGATAGAGCCTCGGAAAGCTCGCGGGGCAGAGGCTCGGACGGCTCAGCGAAGCGGGAAGGCTGGTCGGCGATGACCTCGTGATGGACTACTTGGTGAGCGTAATCTTCCGAGGTCTCAATGTGATCGAGAAAGCGGGAGAGCACGGCCTCATCCCTGGGTTGCGCGGGGTAGGTGGCGGGGTGAGGCGAAGTAACATAACATCATCTGTCATCTTAAATGCCGACCCCGAAGGTGTCAAGATACCGACCCCTTGACATCCGCAATGGGAGGAGCCAGCATGAGGGGAGTTGGAGTGGCGTCAGGTGAAGGAGGAGAAACCTTTGGCACGCAATCGGGTCGCTATCGCCGAGAGTCCTCGCTTGGGCCTTGCCAACGTCCTTCCCATGATAGGCCTCTGCTTTCTCTGGGGTGGTTCCTTCATATCTATCAAGGTCTGCCTTCGCGGCATCCCGCCCATGGGGCTGTCAGCCCTTCGTTTTGCCCTGGTATCGATCTGCCTAGGGCTTTATCTCCACTGGCGGGGGATCGGGCTCTGGTTCGGTCGAGAGAGCTTCCGGTGGCTGGCAGCCTCCGGCCTTTTGCTGACTATCCAGATGGCAATATTATTCGTTGGGATGCAGTTTACTACGGCGGGGCGGGCCTCAATCCTCCTCAACCTCCAGCCCTTCTTCGTCCTCCTTGTAGCCCACTTCTTCTTGGACCGCGACTCCTTGACCACCCGCAAAGCCCTGGGAATGACGGTGGCCTTTGTTGGGGTGGTGGTACTCTTCGCCGACCGCTGGACGGCGGTGGATGTGAGGGGTCTGGTAGGCGACAGCCTGATTGTTTTATCGGCCATGGGGTGGTCGTTGCAGGTCTTCTTGCTGAAGAGGCCCCTCGCCCATCTGCCGCCGGCCGGAGTGGTCGCCTGGCAGAGCCTTTTCGTGGCTGTGGTAGGGGGCATAGCCGCCCTCGTAGTGGAAGGTTGGAACGGATACAATATAACCCCCCTCGTGCTGGTCGCTTTCCTCTACCTCTCGTTGGTTGCGGCGGCGTTTTGCTATGTCGTCTACATTCATCTCGTGCAGCGGACCCTAGCGACCCAGCTCCACAGCTTCGTCTTCCTGACCCCCGTATTCAGCGTGATTGGCGGGGCGATACTGCTGGGAGAGGCGGTAGGCTGGCCCCTCTTGGTTGGGCTCGCCGGCGTGGCGACAGGGATCATCATCGTCAACACCGGCCTCGCTGTAACCCCTCTTCCGGAGGGGGGCGGCTAGCCGGGCGCTTGACGTCTTCCGGAGCACCCACCTATAATTTAACCTGTCTCTCAAGCACGGTCCGGCAATGGTGCTCTAGGACGTGGAGGACAACTCTTGGGCTTCCAACGAATGCTTCTAGCCGTGGGGCTCCTCGCTCTCCTTCTTTTTGCCCCGGCAGGAGCGCAACAGAGCTCGTTCCCCCGCCCCCCACCCAACACGGTCGAGGACCCCGAAATCTTAAAGCGGATGGGACCCTTGGACCAGGTTATCTATCGCAAGGAGGTGGAGGAAGACTATCGCAAGGCGCTAGAGCGCCAAAGGCGGCTGCGGGAGATGGAATTTCGGGACAACCAGCGCCGAATTGTCAAACGAGAGATCTTGAACGTCCACTGCACCTGGAAGCGGACCGAAGGAAAAACCATCACAAAGGTTTTCAAGCAGCGCGTTGCTTCTTCCTGCGAAGACGCCATTGCCGAACTGACCAGCGACTTGGGTGGGTCGCTATCGGCCGAATGCACCTGCACGGGGGCGAGTCCAACCTCAGACACTCCCTGAAGGGGCCCTTCCTGCCAACGACGACCAGCCCGCTCCGCACCGTCATATTCCCGGGCAGGCTCACCGATGCCCCGGCTTCGATGAGGCCCCACGGTCATCAACCTCTTCCGACCTCATGTCCAGCCCCGGCATCCTGAACCCTCTTCTCTACCGTCGCTTGGGGCGGAGCCTTCGGTGGAGCTCTGTGAGCCTAGGCCGGCTGGTCTCCGATTCCCTCTTTCCTCGGCAGTGCCTTACCTGTG is a window encoding:
- a CDS encoding tetratricopeptide repeat protein, giving the protein MTRPKHLTSYIGPKARLSGTLRFRGTFQVHGTVEGRVESEGLLEVGPAGLVRAEADVGEVLCRGRLEGTITARKRLVLLAGSIVEGALNTPWLSVQDGATLRGRVVMERPEGFVRPVSLGWSRRAKAVGRLVPIAVAAALLLLAGGWALSRSRPAMVSSTPPPGLLAAAEEAVSRKDYGRAWRLYDTAFQSQPRSERAVLGLANVAFVQGRQSDAISYYERVLELSPGHIAVRRRLAELYAIEGRPKEALGHYRSVLEKNPNDEALLLAVAELNEKLGESAQALAIYERLGKLYPHQAEVPLRLAALYERQGQLRKAISTYQALVKKRPEDIEFKLALAGVMLEAGDGGRAADLFAEVASKDPRRLETFRTAADIYLRLGKRKKAMATLEKAVAALPDDVPLRLTLAELYRLQLQPTNALRHWREVLAREPMNPRASVGVAERLQTQGRSTDALELLERVVAGHPEDAEVHYRIGHLLYRKKKLNRATQALLNALKHDPNHVEALNRLAWLYAIQGRNLGEAARMSQRSLEIKPESPIFLDTLAEVRFQRQEYKEALRLIQHAINKAPDKPYYRSRLAKFKRAAKRPISGS
- the rimI gene encoding ribosomal protein S18-alanine N-acetyltransferase, producing MEASLALPKEPGPIVVDIRPMAWGDLHEVQVIEEALFPTPWPRSVFLHEIRYNRQATMVVAHLVDRRRYPGVVGYAGFWTAADEMHVTTLAVHPRFQRGGISRQLMDHCFDEARALGCTEATLEVRETNTAAQRLYSSYGFVVEGRRARYYGDGEDALIMTLQKL
- a CDS encoding DEAD/DEAH box helicase, whose product is MLSRFLDHIETSEDYAHQVVHHEVIADQPSRFAEPSEPLPRELSEALSHIGIERLYTHQVEALEAVRAGRNVAVVTPTASGKTLVYNLPVLEAALADKTTKALYIFPLKALEQDQQQAFEELVASMPGNPAVTTAIYDGDTPGWRRRKITASPPTVLMTNPDMLHFGILAHHANWEAFFRDLQFVVIDELHTYRGVFGSHMAQVIRRLHRICAHYGSSPRFITTSATTAEPKELVECLVGRPFTVVAETGAPRSVRHFLFINPTASPYTLAARLFADCLKAGLKTIVFTKARKITELIHMWTVDREPDLARKISSYRAGFLPEERREIERKLFSGELWGVVSTSALEMGIDVGGLDACLLVGYPGTIMSTWQRGGRVGRGDRESLIVLVAQADALDQYFMRHPDDFFRRGFERAVLDPTNGPILRAHLPCAAAELPLRDDDPAFSPEALAEHLEGLGQAGELVKAVSDGSWHAVRRRPHRFVNIRAAGEAFTILEDSTQEVIGTVSGPRAYSEGHEGAIYLHRGRQYQVVRLDHANRDIFARPVDVAYYTQPLQTKDTTILATSDRRPVGNFVVNRGRLKVTQRVTGYEKRRIAGQELVSTHELDMPEVTFETVGLWIEIEESVRRLVEGPTQEFMGGLHAVEHAAIALFPLFAMCDRYDIGGICYSVHPQVGKAAIFIYDGYEGGVGLAERVYEEVEELLRATLKLLLECPCLEGCPSCIHSPKCGSGNKPLSKEASVLIVKALLGEVDLVRAEELRAVAEEEDDTWSPTVVAEPEEAHTEPRLVFFDLETQRGADEVGGWGNKHLMRLAVGVVYDTAEEEFFTYYEDQASELIAHLKKADLVVGFNIVQFDYEVLKVYTPLDFSTFHTFDILQDLYRRLGFRLPLAELVRHTLGQDKTADGLQSLAWFKEGRLDLVTSYCTDDVALTRDLFLHGLNHGHLRFERKGAGVVEMPVDWKLEQLLARP
- a CDS encoding DMT family transporter gives rise to the protein MARNRVAIAESPRLGLANVLPMIGLCFLWGGSFISIKVCLRGIPPMGLSALRFALVSICLGLYLHWRGIGLWFGRESFRWLAASGLLLTIQMAILFVGMQFTTAGRASILLNLQPFFVLLVAHFFLDRDSLTTRKALGMTVAFVGVVVLFADRWTAVDVRGLVGDSLIVLSAMGWSLQVFLLKRPLAHLPPAGVVAWQSLFVAVVGGIAALVVEGWNGYNITPLVLVAFLYLSLVAAAFCYVVYIHLVQRTLATQLHSFVFLTPVFSVIGGAILLGEAVGWPLLVGLAGVATGIIIVNTGLAVTPLPEGGG